A genomic window from Nicotiana sylvestris chromosome 11, ASM39365v2, whole genome shotgun sequence includes:
- the LOC138880962 gene encoding uncharacterized protein has protein sequence MPTRKLAKWQILISEFDIMYITHKSIKGQDLADYLAENSMDGDYKPLSTYFLDEKVLFAGENIEESYPGWRMFFDGATSFKGIRNGAVLILESVQHYPSSVNIRFPRFRFVDIPGPRRMVDQECQYIVIPTLCEGAMQKVHKDRVQTCPRIQNEFIDALATLSFMIQHLDKNFIDPIKIEIKDQHAYCFHVNEEPDGKPWYHDKKRFLKTHEYPENDTNGQK, from the exons ATGCCTACCAGGAAGCTAGCTAAGTGGCAAATTCTCATCAGCGAATTTGACATTATGTACATAACTCATAAGTCTATCAAAGGACAAGATTTAGCCGACTACCTCGCCGAGAATTCAATGGATGGGGATTACAAACCACTTAGCACGTACTTTCTCGATGAAAAGGTACTATTTGCCGGAGAGAATATTGAAGAATCGTACCCTGggtggagaatgttttttgatggagcaacAAGTTTCAAAGGAATCAGAAATGGGGCAGTCTTGATTTTGGAATCTGTACAACACTATCCATCGTCGGTAAATATTAGATTCCC GAGATTCCGATTTGTTGATATACCAGGTCCAAGGAGAATGGTTGACCAAGAATGTCAATATATTGTCATACCTACACTGTGTGAAGGAGCTATGCAAAaagttcacaaagatagagttcagACATgtcccagaattcagaatgagttcatAGATGCCCTTGCAACCTTATCATTCATGATTCAGCATCTAGACAAGAACTTTATCGACCCCATCAAGATAGAAATCAAGGATCAACATGCCTATTGCTTCCATGTGAATGAAGAACCAGATGGTAAACCTTGGTATCATGACAAAAAGAGGTTCCTCAAGACCCATGAATACCCAGAAAATGATACTAATGGTCAAAAGTGA